CTCTCGCGCGCGAGCATCTCGGCGTTCTCGACGACGTTGATCGCGTGGTCGCGGTCGGGGAGCAGGATCGCCATGCTCTGATGTCCCTGCCGCCCGTGCACGACGCTGAGCACGTGCTGCGGGTCGATTCCATGCGGCTCGGCCCACTCGAGCCAGAGCTTCTCGACGACGGCTGTCGAGTCGACGAGCGTGCCGTCCATGTCGAGCAGGACGGCACGGGCGAGGAGGCGCTGAGTCATGCATTCAGGCTATCCGCCGCACGCGTTCCGGCCCGGGGCGTCACTCGAGCGCGTGATTTCCGCCGTTGTGCACGCCGCTTCGTGACGCGAATCTTCGCAGCGGTTAAGAACGCTGCTTTTCGGCATCCGGAATCGCCTGAAACCGCAGGCCGGGCGGATTCGCGCGGATAGCCTGGTCTGCGGGCGGATCCGCCCCATTCCACGCCGCGCCGCACCCCGATGGCGCGCGCCGACGCACGCAAGGACGCACATGTACGATGTCGTGACCGCCCACGATGACTGGCGCATCAAGGAAGAGCTGGCAGAGCGGATGATCCCCCTCATCGGCGGCCTGAACCGCGAGCGCGACGTCGTCACGTCGTTGCACGGGCATCGCCTGCTGGGGCTGTCGACGACCGGCATCCTCGAGGTGCACGAGCGCGTCGCGCAGCTGGGCCACAGTCAGATGGCGCTCACCGACACCCTCGCCGTGCTCGAGGCGCTGCGCGAGATCCGCCCGGGGGCGTCGTCGCTCGACCTCGCCCGCCTCGCCGAGGGGCACGCGGCCAGCGGACAGGACCTCGCCGACTACCTGCGCGCCGAACTGGCGCCGGCACTGGGCGCCGAACTGGCAGCCCCCGTGAATGTCGTCCTGTACGGCTTCGGCCGCATCGGCCGCCTGCTCGCCCGGATCATCATCGCCCACAAGGGCGGTGGCAGCGGCCTGCGCCTGCGTGCGATCGTGGTGCGCCGCGGATCCGACAACGACCTCGTCAAGCGTGCCTCGCTGCTGCTGCGCGACTCGGTGCACGGCCGGTTCGAGGGAACCGTCGACGTCGACGAGGAGAAGTCGCAGATCATCGCCAACGGCACCCGCATCCAGCTGATCTACTCCGACGACCCGGCCACCGTCGACTACACCGCCTACGGCATCGACGACGCGATCATCGTCGACAACACCGGCCGCTGGCGCGACGAGGCGGGCCTGAGCCGTCACCTGCAGGCGAAAGGCGCCGGTCGCGTGCTGCTGACGGCCCCCGGCAAGGGCGAGCTGAAGAACATCGTCCACGGCATCAACGACTCGACCATCACCGCCGATGACCGCATCCTCTCGGCGGCATCCTGCACGACCAACGCGATCACCCCGGTGCTCGCCGCGATGGACGAGGCGTACGGCATCGTGCGCGGTCATGTCGAGACGGTGCACTCGTTCACCAACGATCAGAACCTGATCGACAACTTCCACAAGGGCGACCGGCGCGGCCGCTCGGCGGTGCTGAACATGGTGATCACCGAGACCGGTGCCGCCAAGGCCGTCGCCCGCGCGCTGCCGCAGCTGGCGGGCAAGCTGACCGGTTCGGCGATCCGGGTGCCCACCCCCGACGTGTCGCTGGCCGTGCTGCACCTGACGCTGGAGAACCCGGCGACCAGGGACGAGTTGAACGACTACCTGCGCCGCGCCTCGCTGCACTCGAAGCTGCGCCAGCAGATCGACTACGTCGAGAGCCCCGAAGTGGTCTCCACCGACTTCGTCGGTTCGCACCGCGCCGGCATCGTCGACGGCCTGGCCACGATCGCCAACGACCGCGATGTCGTGCTCTACGTCTGGTACGACAACGAGTACGGGTACTCGTGCCAGGTGGTGCGCGTGCTCGAGGTCATGGCCGGCTCGCACCCCGTCGTGCTGCCCGCGCGCCGCGAGGTCACGCTGTACGCCTGAGTCCGGCATGGCCGAGCCCGGGCCGCCGGGTGTGCCGGATCACTGACGGGATGCCGTGCCGCCGGCGTGTCGGGCGGACGACACGCCGTTGTGCGGCCTGTGCATCAGTGATCCGGGACGGCCGGATGTCGGTCCGGGACGATGTCGGAGGCGAGCGTCATCATGGGACGATGAGCGACCTGCTGACGCACCGGCTCCGCGCCCACCGGCTGACCGCGCCGGCAGGGACGGTGACGGATGCCGCACGGCACATGCTCGCCGTGCAGAGCCAGGACCTGCTGGCGGGCCGGTGGGCGCTCGGCGTCCGCACCCGGGCGTCGGCGCGAAGGGGTGAGCCCACGCTCGCCCACGTCGACGCGGCGTTCGCGCGCGGCGACCTCGTGCGCGCCTGGACCATGCGCGGCACGCTGCACATCATCGCCGCGACCGACCTGCGCTGGGTGCTGTCGGTGACGGCGGATCGGCAGCGTCAGCAGGCGGCGGGCCGGCATCGCGACCTCGGGGTCGACGAGCGGATGCTGACCAGCGCCGCCACCGCGCTGCGCCCGGCCCTGCGCGACGGCGGGTGCACGCGCGCCGAGGCCTTCACCCTCTTGGAGGGCGCGGGTATCGACCCGCGCGGGCAGCGCGGCATCCACCTGCTGTTCGCGCTGACGATCGCGGGGGAGATCTGCCAGGGGCCGATCGACCCGGCTCGCAACGGCGGGGTCGCCCGCGAGCAGCGTTTCGTGCTCACCGAGGACTGGGTGCGTGACTCGCACCAGCCGGACGATCCTCTCGCCGAGCTCTTCGTGCGCTACATCGACGGTCACGGCCCGGCAGGTGTCGCCGACTTCGCCTGGTGGTCGGGGCTCACGAAGGCCGCCGCGCGCGAGGCATGCGAGCGCGCGCAGGACCGGGTGACCGAGGTGTCGGAGGGTCTGTACGCGGCGCAGAGAGCCCCACGGCGCTCGCCGGAGGCTGCGGATGCCTTCGCCCTCCCGGCCTTCGACGAGTACTACATCTCGTACGCCGACCGCACGCCGGTCTGCCCACCCCAGCATCAGACTGCGGTGGGGCCGGGTTCCAACGGCATGGTGCGTCCGACGCTCATCCACGATGGCCGGGTCGTCGGGACCTGGGCGCATGCCGATGCCACCCGGCACGAGCCCCCGGTGTTGTTCGACGACGACCACGACCCGGATGCCGCGGCATCCGCGTTCGCCCGCTTCGCACGGTTCACCGGCGGCTGAGCGGCAGAATGGTGACGTGTCGAGCTACTTCCGCCGCCTGTCCGAGACCGCCTTCGAGCCGACCGAGCACGTCGGCGGGGCATGGAATCCCGACGAACAGCACATCGCCCCCGTGCTGGGCCTGCTGGCACATCTCGTCGAGGTCGACCACGCCGCCCGCAGGCCCGAGGCGCCACTCGTGCTCGCGCGGGCGAGCTACGACATCCTCGGCGTGCTGCCGATGGAGCGCTTCGAGGTCGCCACGCGGGTCGTGCGCCCCGGGCGCACGATCGAGCTCGTCGAGGCGACGCTGAGCCACGACGGACGGCCCGCGGTCACGCTGCGCGGCTGGATGCTGCAGCGCAGCGACACCTCCGCGATCGCCGGAGACCCGCTGCCGACGATGCCCGACATCGTGAGCCTGCCGACATGGGCGCCGGCCGACCTGTGGCCGGGCGGCGCCATCCGGTCGATCGACGTGCATCGCGAGTACGTGGGCCCGGGCCGGTCGAGATGCTGGATCCGCCCGCGGCATCCGCTTCTCGAGTCCGAGCCGGTCTCATCCCGTGCGCGAGTGCTCGGCATGCTCGACTTCGCGAACGGCATCGCGACCCGGGTGGCGCCCGAGGAGGCGCTCTACCCGAACGTCGATCTCACGGCGAGCCTGTTCCGCGAGCCGGCCGGCGAGTGGTTCGGCCTCGACACCTCGGTGTCGTTCGGCGCCGACGGGATCGGCCTCACCGAATCCGTGGTCAGCGACCTGGCCGGCCCGCTGGGCACCTCGTCTCAGACGCTCACGGTCCGGCCGCGGTGAGACGGCGCCCGGACGGGGCCCGCTGGTCCGGTTCGCGCCGGACCGGATGCCGTCACTCGCCGGCGTGCCGGTCGAGGAACGAGTACACCTCGCTGTCGTCGACGCCCGGGAAGGCGCCACGGGGGAGCGGGCGGAACATGTGCGTGTGCACGCGGGCGCTCGGCCAGGCGCGGCCCTCCCAGCGCTGCGAGATCGTGGCCGGAGCCCGGCGGCAGCAGGTCTCGTCGGGGCAGGTCGACTGCGCGCGGTGCGAGGTCTCGCGGCCACGCCACCAGCGCGCGTCGTCGAAGGGCACGCCGACCGTGATCGAGAACCCGCCGTCGCTGGCCGAGCCGGTCTGGGTCGCGCACCAGAACGTGCCCGAGGGCGTGTCGGTGTACTGGTAGTGCTCGGTGGTGCGGTTGCGCTGCTCGAACGCCGCCCGTGCCGAGAACTTGCGGCAGGCGGGCTGGCCCTCGACGGCTCCGGTCACATCCATCGGCAGCGGCAGGTCGTCGTTCTCGTACACGCGCGTGATCGCGCCGTTCTCGTCGACGCGCAGGAAGTGCAGGCGCATGTCGAGGTGGTGCGTCATGAGGTTCGTCATGCGCATCGCGGCCGCTTCGTGGGTCACACCGAACGCATCGCGGAAGTCCTCGACGGCGAGGTTGCGATCCTTCTTCGCCTGCTGCAGGAATGCGACGCCGGCCGTCTCGGGGATCAGGCAGCAGGCGGCGAAGTAGTTGATCTCCAGACGCTGCTGCAGGAAGTCGGCGTAATCGGTGGGCTTGGTGTGGCCGAGCAGGCGGTGCGCCATGGCCTGCAGTGCCATCGACCGCAGACCGTGCCCGCCCGGGATGGAAGCCGGGGGCAGGTAGATGCGGCCGTTCTCGAGGTCGGTGATCGAGCGGGTCGAGTGCGGCAGGTCGGCGACGTAGATGAGCTCGAAGCCGAGCTTCTCGGCCATGATGCTCACCGTGCGGTGCGTGAGCGCGCCCGACACGTGGCCGGCCGACTTGAGCTGCTTCTCGGCGAGGGCCTCGATCTCGGGCAGGTAGTTGCCCCGGGCGCGCATGGTCAGGCGCATCTCGGTGTTCGCGCGGCGCGCCTCTTCGGGCGTGGCGATCGCCTCGCTCTCGCGGCGGTGCAGCTCGCGGTGCAGACCCAGCACCGATTCGATCGTCTCGTCGCTCATGCCCTTCGTCACGCGCACCGGCGCGATGCCGAGCTGGCGGAACACCGGACTCGCCTGCGCGCGGTCGAGTTCGATCTCCAGCGCCGCCCGCCGGTTCGGCGGCTCGCCCGAGATGAGGTCGGCGACATCCGTGCTGCACGCCTGGGCGATCGCCTGCAGCAGCGACAGCTTCGGCTCGCGCTTGCCGTTCTCGATCAGGCTCAGCTGCGAACCGGCGATTCCGACCAGCGCGCCGAGCTCATCGAGGGTGAGTCCCTTGCGGGTGCGGTGATGCCGGATGCGATGTCCGAGGGTGCTGAGCTCGAGTCCACTTGACGCCATTCCTTGAGTATATCCGAAAGAATCATCCTTCTTTCCCGCCAATTGCGTCGAAAGTGCGAGAAAAGCTCGCAGAAGATGGGTGTAACGCATCCCCTTCAGAAGGAGCAGACATGGCCATGGTCGACACGTACGACGCACGAATCCCCTCGGTGGCGCCGGTGCGCAACTACGGTGCCGTGCCGTCGTACGACACCCCGGCGATGGCTGAGCTGCGCGAGTGGGTCGACGGCATCGCCGCGCTGACCCAGCCCGAGCGCATCCACTGGATCGACGGGTCGCGCGCCGAGAACGACATGATCCTGCACGAGCTCGTCGACGAGGGCAAGCTCATCAAGCTCAACCCCGAGTGGCGTCCCGGCTCGTACCTCGCCCGCTCGCACCCGAGCGATGTCGCCCGCACCGAGGCGCGCACCTTCATCGCCTCCGAGCGCGAAGAGGATGCCGGCCCCACGAACAACTGGGCCGATCCTGCCGAGATGCGCGAGACCATGGACCGCGTGTTCGAGGGTTCGATGCGCGGACGCACCATGTACGTCATCCCGTTCTCGATGGGTCCTGTCGGCGGCAAGCTCTCGCACATCGGCGTCCAGGTCACCGACAGCGCCTACGCGGTCGCCTCGATCGGCATCATGACCCGCGTCGGCGACGCGGTCACCCGTCGCATCGCGGAGGGTGCGCCGTGGGTGCGCACCGTGCACTCGGTCGGCGCTCCGCTCGAGCCGGGTCAGGCCGACGTCGAGTGGCCGTGCAACGACGAGAAGTACATCGTGCACTTCCCCGAGACTCTCGAGGTCTACTCGTACGGCTCGGGTTACGGCGGCAACGCCATCCTGGCGAAGAAGTGCTTCGCGCTGCGCATCGCCTCGGTCATCGCCCGCGACGAGGGCTGGCTCGCCGAGCACATGCTGCTGATCCGCGTCACCGACCCGAAGGGTAAGGCCTACCACGTCG
This is a stretch of genomic DNA from Microbacterium sp. YJN-G. It encodes these proteins:
- a CDS encoding thioesterase family protein gives rise to the protein MSSYFRRLSETAFEPTEHVGGAWNPDEQHIAPVLGLLAHLVEVDHAARRPEAPLVLARASYDILGVLPMERFEVATRVVRPGRTIELVEATLSHDGRPAVTLRGWMLQRSDTSAIAGDPLPTMPDIVSLPTWAPADLWPGGAIRSIDVHREYVGPGRSRCWIRPRHPLLESEPVSSRARVLGMLDFANGIATRVAPEEALYPNVDLTASLFREPAGEWFGLDTSVSFGADGIGLTESVVSDLAGPLGTSSQTLTVRPR
- a CDS encoding XRE family transcriptional regulator codes for the protein MASSGLELSTLGHRIRHHRTRKGLTLDELGALVGIAGSQLSLIENGKREPKLSLLQAIAQACSTDVADLISGEPPNRRAALEIELDRAQASPVFRQLGIAPVRVTKGMSDETIESVLGLHRELHRRESEAIATPEEARRANTEMRLTMRARGNYLPEIEALAEKQLKSAGHVSGALTHRTVSIMAEKLGFELIYVADLPHSTRSITDLENGRIYLPPASIPGGHGLRSMALQAMAHRLLGHTKPTDYADFLQQRLEINYFAACCLIPETAGVAFLQQAKKDRNLAVEDFRDAFGVTHEAAAMRMTNLMTHHLDMRLHFLRVDENGAITRVYENDDLPLPMDVTGAVEGQPACRKFSARAAFEQRNRTTEHYQYTDTPSGTFWCATQTGSASDGGFSITVGVPFDDARWWRGRETSHRAQSTCPDETCCRRAPATISQRWEGRAWPSARVHTHMFRPLPRGAFPGVDDSEVYSFLDRHAGE
- a CDS encoding winged helix DNA-binding domain-containing protein, translated to MSDLLTHRLRAHRLTAPAGTVTDAARHMLAVQSQDLLAGRWALGVRTRASARRGEPTLAHVDAAFARGDLVRAWTMRGTLHIIAATDLRWVLSVTADRQRQQAAGRHRDLGVDERMLTSAATALRPALRDGGCTRAEAFTLLEGAGIDPRGQRGIHLLFALTIAGEICQGPIDPARNGGVAREQRFVLTEDWVRDSHQPDDPLAELFVRYIDGHGPAGVADFAWWSGLTKAAAREACERAQDRVTEVSEGLYAAQRAPRRSPEAADAFALPAFDEYYISYADRTPVCPPQHQTAVGPGSNGMVRPTLIHDGRVVGTWAHADATRHEPPVLFDDDHDPDAAASAFARFARFTGG
- a CDS encoding glyceraldehyde-3-phosphate dehydrogenase, which produces MYDVVTAHDDWRIKEELAERMIPLIGGLNRERDVVTSLHGHRLLGLSTTGILEVHERVAQLGHSQMALTDTLAVLEALREIRPGASSLDLARLAEGHAASGQDLADYLRAELAPALGAELAAPVNVVLYGFGRIGRLLARIIIAHKGGGSGLRLRAIVVRRGSDNDLVKRASLLLRDSVHGRFEGTVDVDEEKSQIIANGTRIQLIYSDDPATVDYTAYGIDDAIIVDNTGRWRDEAGLSRHLQAKGAGRVLLTAPGKGELKNIVHGINDSTITADDRILSAASCTTNAITPVLAAMDEAYGIVRGHVETVHSFTNDQNLIDNFHKGDRRGRSAVLNMVITETGAAKAVARALPQLAGKLTGSAIRVPTPDVSLAVLHLTLENPATRDELNDYLRRASLHSKLRQQIDYVESPEVVSTDFVGSHRAGIVDGLATIANDRDVVLYVWYDNEYGYSCQVVRVLEVMAGSHPVVLPARREVTLYA